One window from the genome of Oncorhynchus kisutch isolate 150728-3 linkage group LG21, Okis_V2, whole genome shotgun sequence encodes:
- the chac1 gene encoding glutathione-specific gamma-glutamylcyclotransferase 1 — MKPKDIIAGKTSLTSLWIFGYGSLVWKPDFKYKSSQVGYIHGYKRRFWHGDNFHRGNDDLPGRVVTLIEDDDATTWGVAFEVTGSQVEESLKYLNVREAVCGGYITKLVDFIPEDDQSNQTQQALLYIATPDNPLFLGPASPEVIGHQIATRQGKTGHNLEYLLRLAEFMRRSCPHVDDPHLFSIEAAALALVPYLLGAQ; from the exons ATGAAGCCTAAAGATATCATCGCCGGTAAGACCAGCCTGACTAGTCTGTGGATCTTCGGATACGGATCTCTGGTGTGGAAGCCGGACTTCAAATACAAGAGTAGCCAGGTCGGATACATCCACGGCTACAAGAGACGCTTCTGGCACGGAGACAACTTCCATCGTGGAAATGATGACCTT CCCGGAAGAGTGGTGACGCTGATTGAGGATGATGAC GCAACTACCTGGGGCGTGGCCTTCGAGGTGACCGGTTCCCAGGTGGAGGAGTCCCTTAAGTATTTGAATGTGCGCGAGGCTGTGTGCGGCGGTTACATCACCAAGCTCGTAGACTTCATCCCCGAGGATGACCAATCCAACCAGACCCAACAGGCTCTCCTCTACATTGCTACCCCAGACAACCCACTCTTCCTGGGGCCCGCCAGCCCTGAGGTGATAGGGCACCAGATCGCCACCAGGCAGGGCAAGACGGGTCACAACCTGGAGTATCTTCTCCGCCTGGCTGAGTTCATGAGGAGGAGCTGCCCTCACGTGGACGACCCACACCTGTTCTCCATCGAGGCTGCTGCTCTGGCCCTAGTGCCATACCTGCTAGGGGCCCAGTAG